Proteins encoded together in one Verrucomicrobiota bacterium window:
- a CDS encoding methyltransferase has product MRIIGGTAAGLILATPKGLDVRPTPDLVRQAVFNSLGARVPGARVLELFGGTGALSLECLSRGARHAVCVELSRKHARFIEENIAKASFSRAIVEVRVQDVFTALPQLASAGRTFDLVLADPPFGEKNIGRRSGSLSQKLLDDPTLPTLLARGGLLILGHARRDTLELTPAWSERKILKHGDSWMRFLETPESPLSSSSPPMLD; this is encoded by the coding sequence ATGCGCATCATTGGCGGCACGGCGGCTGGGTTGATCCTCGCGACTCCGAAGGGTCTCGACGTGCGGCCGACTCCCGACCTTGTCCGGCAGGCCGTCTTCAACAGCCTCGGCGCGCGAGTGCCCGGCGCGCGAGTGCTCGAACTTTTCGGCGGCACGGGCGCGCTGAGCCTCGAGTGCCTGAGCCGCGGGGCACGACACGCCGTGTGCGTCGAACTCTCTCGCAAGCACGCGCGCTTCATCGAGGAAAACATCGCGAAGGCCTCGTTCTCGCGCGCGATCGTGGAGGTCCGCGTGCAGGACGTGTTCACGGCGCTGCCGCAGCTTGCCTCGGCGGGACGGACGTTTGATCTCGTGCTCGCGGATCCTCCGTTTGGGGAGAAAAACATCGGCCGCCGGTCGGGATCGCTTTCCCAGAAGCTGCTTGATGATCCGACGCTGCCGACACTGCTCGCGCGCGGCGGACTGCTGATCCTCGGCCACGCCAGGCGCGACACGCTCGAACTCACGCCCGCGTGGAGCGAGCGAAAGATACTCAAGCATGGCGACTCGTGGATGCGCTTCCTTGAAACACCC